A single Kitasatospora kifunensis DNA region contains:
- a CDS encoding thioesterase II family protein has protein sequence MIFKTSPIGRRDENHCRILTRPAPSRIERGHRDRTSDIPQRLPDLVADLADEVAPLLDRPWAVFGHSMGATVGHELVRLGGTSSAMLEIPEIRRLALPAVRSDHRLAEPRHAGPGTAP, from the coding sequence ATGATTTTCAAAACCAGCCCGATCGGCCGCCGAGATGAAAATCATTGCCGAATCTTGACTCGCCCGGCTCCCTCGCGCATCGAACGAGGACACCGTGACCGCACATCAGATATCCCTCAGCGCCTGCCCGACCTGGTGGCCGACCTCGCGGACGAGGTGGCGCCACTGCTGGACCGGCCCTGGGCCGTGTTCGGGCACAGCATGGGCGCCACCGTCGGCCACGAACTCGTCCGCCTCGGTGGCACCAGCTCCGCGATGCTGGAGATTCCGGAGATCCGGCGGCTCGCCCTGCCGGCCGTGCGCAGCGACCACCGGCTGGCGGAA
- a CDS encoding metal ABC transporter solute-binding protein, Zn/Mn family, whose protein sequence is MRSVLPRTVRRHPARILLSAAAVAALATASACATSSAAKTSSSSSTAGSKVIQVVAAENFWGSIATQLGGAHVKVTSIITNPDTDPHSYEPTAADGRTIAGADYVITNGIGYDAWSDKLLAANPASNRTALKVGDLVGLKEGDNPHQWYSHDSVYKVIDQITADYKKIDPADAASFDSQKQTFESQTLAQYNQLESDIKAKYSGTPIGASESIVTPLAESVGLKMLTPETFLDAESEGTDPTAADKSTIDQQIATKQIKIYVFNTQNSDPDVVAQVNAAKAQGIPVAEVTETLAPASASFQDWQVKELQGIESALKQAMGK, encoded by the coding sequence ATGCGATCCGTCCTTCCCCGCACCGTCCGCAGACACCCCGCCCGCATCCTGCTGAGCGCGGCGGCCGTCGCCGCCCTCGCGACCGCCAGCGCCTGCGCCACCTCCTCGGCGGCGAAGACGAGTTCGTCCTCCTCGACGGCCGGCTCCAAGGTGATCCAGGTGGTGGCGGCGGAGAACTTCTGGGGCAGCATCGCCACCCAACTCGGCGGCGCGCACGTGAAGGTGACGAGCATCATCACCAACCCGGACACCGATCCGCACTCCTACGAGCCGACCGCCGCCGACGGCCGGACGATCGCGGGCGCGGACTACGTGATCACCAACGGGATCGGCTACGACGCCTGGTCGGACAAGCTGCTGGCCGCCAACCCGGCGTCGAACCGCACCGCGCTGAAGGTCGGTGACCTGGTGGGGCTGAAGGAGGGTGACAACCCGCACCAGTGGTACTCGCACGACAGCGTGTACAAGGTGATCGACCAGATCACGGCCGACTACAAGAAGATAGACCCGGCCGACGCGGCCTCCTTCGACAGCCAGAAGCAGACCTTCGAGTCGCAGACCCTGGCCCAGTACAACCAACTGGAGTCGGACATCAAGGCGAAGTACTCGGGCACCCCGATCGGGGCCTCGGAGTCGATCGTGACGCCGCTGGCCGAGAGCGTGGGCCTGAAGATGCTCACTCCGGAGACGTTCCTGGACGCGGAGAGCGAGGGCACCGACCCGACCGCGGCCGACAAGTCGACCATCGACCAGCAGATCGCCACCAAGCAGATCAAGATCTACGTCTTCAACACCCAGAACTCCGACCCCGACGTGGTGGCCCAGGTCAACGCGGCCAAGGCCCAGGGCATTCCGGTGGCCGAGGTCACCGAGACCCTCGCCCCGGCCAGCGCGAGCTTCCAGGACTGGCAGGTCAAGGAGTTGCAGGGCATCGAGAGCGCGCTGAAGCAGGCGATGGGCAAGTGA